One uncultured Hyphomonas sp. genomic region harbors:
- a CDS encoding aspartate kinase, protein MARTVLKFGGTSVADLDRIANVADIVAARAKQGEHMAVVVSAMAGETNRLVALAEGAAGSDLRRDQFDDEYDVVVASGEQVTAGLLALALRKRGLKARSWLGWQLKLKTNKSHGKARIMGFDDSRLPDSMDAGEIAVIAGFQGVTEDERVATLGRGGSDTSAVAVAAALNAQVCDIYTDVDGVYTTDPRIVPKAQRIEKISFEEMLEMASLGAKVLQTRSVEMAMNHNVPVRVLSSFLKPGEPNPGTLVCAEEEIVEKQVVSGVAYSRDEAKITLFGMPDKPGVSAKLFAVLAKAGINVDMIVQANARGPDRANMVFTCTDRDSPFAKETLEKMKDELGFESMEVTRDVSKVSIIGVGMKSHTGVAETMFRALSEKNINIDVIATSEIKISVLIAAPYTELAVRALHTAFGLDAE, encoded by the coding sequence ATGGCGCGCACGGTACTCAAGTTTGGCGGAACCTCAGTTGCAGACCTCGATCGCATTGCGAACGTGGCTGACATTGTGGCCGCCCGCGCAAAGCAGGGTGAGCATATGGCCGTGGTCGTTTCGGCCATGGCGGGGGAGACCAACAGGCTGGTCGCCCTGGCTGAAGGCGCGGCCGGAAGTGATCTGAGGCGCGATCAGTTCGACGACGAATATGACGTCGTTGTCGCCTCGGGCGAGCAGGTCACCGCCGGCCTGCTGGCCCTGGCTCTGCGCAAGCGCGGCCTGAAGGCGCGCTCCTGGCTCGGCTGGCAGCTGAAGCTCAAAACCAACAAGAGCCACGGCAAGGCCCGCATCATGGGCTTTGATGATTCCCGTCTTCCGGATTCGATGGATGCGGGTGAGATCGCCGTGATTGCCGGGTTCCAGGGCGTGACCGAGGATGAGCGTGTGGCCACGCTCGGCCGGGGCGGGTCCGACACCAGCGCCGTGGCCGTGGCGGCGGCGCTCAACGCCCAGGTCTGTGATATCTATACCGATGTCGACGGCGTCTACACGACCGACCCGCGCATTGTGCCGAAGGCGCAGCGGATCGAAAAAATCTCGTTCGAGGAAATGCTCGAAATGGCTTCGCTGGGCGCCAAGGTCCTCCAGACCCGCTCGGTCGAAATGGCCATGAACCATAACGTCCCGGTGCGCGTGCTCTCCAGTTTCCTGAAACCCGGAGAGCCCAATCCCGGAACCCTAGTCTGTGCAGAGGAAGAAATCGTGGAAAAGCAGGTTGTCAGCGGCGTCGCCTATTCCCGTGATGAGGCGAAGATCACCCTTTTCGGAATGCCGGACAAGCCGGGCGTTTCGGCGAAACTCTTCGCTGTGCTCGCCAAGGCCGGCATCAATGTCGACATGATCGTGCAGGCCAATGCCCGCGGGCCGGACCGGGCCAACATGGTGTTCACCTGCACCGACCGCGACAGCCCGTTCGCCAAAGAGACGCTGGAAAAAATGAAGGACGAACTCGGCTTCGAGTCGATGGAAGTCACGCGCGACGTCTCCAAGGTGTCGATTATCGGCGTCGGCATGAAGAGCCATACGGGCGTTGCCGAGACCATGTTCCGCGCGCTTTCAGAGAAGAACATCAACATCGATGTGATCGCGACGTCGGAAATCAAGATTTCGGTGCTCATCGCAGCGCCCTATACGGAACTCGCCGTTCGGGCCCTGCATACTGCCTTCGGCCTTGACGCCGAGTAA